The following coding sequences lie in one Peribacillus frigoritolerans genomic window:
- a CDS encoding DUF4129 domain-containing transglutaminase family protein, with translation MNVTTEKLESFMHVLMYVFGLLLITEWLRPVDKLTDTGNIIIFIVFLLYSLLLHYFRIHWSIRFILISAYIMISLQFLHSKGALFQLSWLKEGFLADFTANLGFIYDGNWELITNPFRTFLFFVLLWLVTYLIHYWVMVRQSIFFFFMLTVIFISVLDTFTPYVGDKAMIRIIIIGFLMLGLLSLLRLTIQERIKFSMASVNKWILMLTGMILVSVLVGFTAPKLSPQWPDPVPYITSYSDKAGKEDGGSKRKSVGYDEDDSDLGGSIEPDGSIVFYNNAPAGHYWKVENKDIYTGKGWVSILETDFHTFSNGQDIASLDIYDVPEVVTTEEMTAKVSMTESYSHILHPQSGYLKKIEGKNGMDFKYYEGMDKVISEKDNGERLSMKEYELVYDMPSFDIAELRKVTEPDDSMDLLMEKNTQLPEGMPNRIYELASQLTRNEKNWYDKAKAIEDYFDGHEFIYSKDDIPYPESNQDYVDQFLFETQIGYCDNFSSAMVVLLRAANIPARWVKGYTEGEKSILDGESVYKVTNNNAHSWVEVYFSGIGWVPFEPTKGFNGEVEFYDSELKQEAIKKPEETPNNEEQTKKETRERQDTPDRETQSSEKTGIRNMDGFLKWTASSLSGALILASIGYFFRRRWIPHLQILRYRRKTGAHFSTAYLILLKQLKRAGLVRPEGQTLREYAAYVDAVYDTDEMSELTAGYELMIYRGDVEDGEWKHFQKGWESLMRKTSS, from the coding sequence ATGAATGTCACCACCGAAAAGTTGGAAAGCTTCATGCACGTACTCATGTATGTATTTGGTCTGTTGTTGATTACTGAATGGTTGAGGCCTGTCGATAAACTCACAGATACAGGTAATATCATCATTTTTATCGTATTTTTGCTCTATTCCCTGCTACTGCATTATTTCCGCATACATTGGTCAATCCGGTTTATTCTCATTAGTGCTTATATAATGATTTCATTACAGTTCCTCCATTCAAAAGGCGCTTTATTTCAATTATCATGGCTGAAAGAAGGATTCCTAGCGGATTTTACGGCCAATCTTGGTTTTATATATGATGGTAATTGGGAGTTGATCACAAATCCATTTCGAACGTTTCTATTTTTTGTCCTTCTGTGGCTTGTAACGTATTTGATTCATTACTGGGTGATGGTAAGACAAAGCATTTTTTTCTTTTTTATGTTAACGGTGATTTTTATATCTGTACTTGACACATTCACTCCCTATGTGGGGGATAAGGCAATGATTAGAATCATCATCATCGGGTTCTTGATGCTAGGCCTGCTGTCCCTGCTGCGACTTACGATACAGGAGCGGATCAAGTTTTCGATGGCTTCCGTCAATAAGTGGATCTTAATGCTGACCGGCATGATATTGGTGAGTGTCCTTGTCGGTTTCACTGCCCCAAAGCTCTCTCCGCAGTGGCCTGACCCAGTGCCTTATATTACCTCTTATTCTGATAAAGCGGGGAAAGAAGACGGTGGTTCGAAGCGTAAAAGTGTCGGATATGATGAAGACGATTCGGATCTTGGCGGATCGATAGAGCCGGATGGTTCCATCGTTTTTTATAATAATGCTCCTGCAGGACATTACTGGAAAGTCGAAAACAAGGATATTTATACCGGTAAAGGGTGGGTTTCCATACTGGAAACGGACTTTCACACTTTTTCCAACGGGCAGGACATTGCATCTTTAGATATTTACGACGTTCCTGAAGTGGTGACGACAGAAGAAATGACGGCAAAAGTGTCCATGACGGAATCATATTCCCATATCCTTCATCCGCAGTCCGGGTATTTAAAAAAGATTGAGGGCAAAAACGGGATGGATTTCAAATATTATGAGGGTATGGACAAAGTAATTTCTGAAAAGGATAATGGCGAACGACTGTCCATGAAAGAGTATGAGCTGGTCTATGATATGCCGAGTTTTGATATAGCTGAGTTAAGGAAAGTAACGGAACCTGACGATTCAATGGATTTATTAATGGAAAAGAACACGCAGCTTCCAGAGGGAATGCCAAACCGGATATATGAATTGGCATCCCAGCTTACAAGGAATGAAAAGAATTGGTACGATAAGGCAAAAGCCATTGAGGATTATTTTGACGGGCATGAATTCATTTATTCTAAGGACGATATTCCGTATCCTGAGAGCAACCAAGATTATGTCGATCAATTTTTATTCGAGACACAGATAGGGTATTGTGATAATTTTTCAAGTGCAATGGTCGTTTTACTCCGTGCTGCCAATATACCTGCCAGGTGGGTAAAGGGCTACACGGAAGGGGAAAAATCAATCCTTGATGGCGAATCCGTTTATAAGGTGACCAATAATAATGCACATTCCTGGGTCGAGGTTTATTTTTCAGGGATAGGCTGGGTTCCCTTCGAGCCGACAAAGGGTTTCAATGGGGAAGTTGAATTTTACGATTCGGAATTGAAACAGGAAGCGATCAAGAAGCCTGAAGAAACTCCAAATAATGAAGAGCAAACAAAGAAAGAGACCAGGGAACGCCAGGATACACCCGATAGGGAAACTCAATCATCCGAGAAAACTGGTATCAGGAACATGGATGGGTTCTTAAAATGGACTGCCAGCTCATTGTCAGGTGCATTGATTCTCGCTTCTATTGGTTATTTCTTCAGAAGGAGGTGGATTCCTCATCTGCAGATACTTCGTTATAGAAGGAAAACCGGTGCTCATTTCTCGACAGCCTATTTAATTTTATTGAAACAATTAAAACGAGCTGGTTTAGTTCGTCCGGAGGGGCAAACCCTAAGGGAGTACGCCGCCTATGTGGATGCAGTGTACGATACGGATGAGATGAGTGAATTGACGGCTGGATACGAGTTAATGATATATCGTGGAGACGTGGAAGATGGCGAATGGAAGCACTTTCAAAAAGGTTGGGAAAGCTTAATGAGAAAAACTAGCTCTTGA